The genomic region CCCGCTCGAGCACGATATCCGCACCACTTGCGGACGGGCCTGCGTCCGGATTGGGCCAACCGTCGCGGGGCGCGACGATCCGCATCTCGGTGAGGCCGAAGTTCAGCATTGCCCGAGCCGCCTTGCCGATATTCTGTCCGAGCTGGGGACGGACCAGGACGATTGCGGGCTTTGGGCTAGCTTCCATCGCCGACCGCGCCGGCAATTTCGGCGAAGTCGCCGGGTTCGCTGAAGTCCTTGTAGACGCTTGCAAAGCGAATGTAGGCGACGTGGTCGAGGGCCTTGAGCCCATCCATCACCGCTTCGCCGATCTGGCTGGTCGTCACCTCGTCGCCGCGGGTCTCAAGCTGCCGCTGTATCGATGTGATCAGCCGCTCGATTCGCTCGGCGGGAATGTCGCGCTTGCGGCAGGCGATCGCCACCGACCGCTCCAACTTGCTTCGATCGAACGGCTCGCGCTCGCCGTTCTTCTTCACGACCGTGAGATCGCGAAGCTGCACGCGCTCGAAGGTGGTGAAGCGGGCCCCGCACGCCTCGCATTGTCGCCGGCGCCGGATCGACGCTCCGTCCTCGGACGGGCGGCTGTCCTTCACCTGGCTGGCTTCATGCGCACAAAAGGGACAGCGCATCGGCCTCTACGAGTCCTGGTAGATCGGAAATCTGGCGCATAGGTCGAGCACGCGCTTGTTCACCTGCGCTTCGACGTCGCCGTTGTTTTCGAGCCCGTTCGCTCCAAGCCCGTCGAGCACGTCGGCGACCATGTCGGCGATGTCGCGGAACTCGGCCTCGCCGAAGCCGCGGGTGGTTCCGGCAGGCGATCCGACACGGATTCCACTGGTCTTCACCGGCGGCAGCGGGTCGAACGGAACGCCGTTCTTGTTGCAGGTGATCCCAGCTCGCTCGAGGCTCTCGTCGGCATCCTTGCCGGTCAGGCCGAGCGGACGCAGGTCGACGAGCGCGAGGTGCGTGTCCGTGCCGCCGGCCACGAGATCGGCGCCGCGCTCCTTCAGGCGGCCGGCGAGGGTCCTGGCGTTGGCGATCACGGCCCTGGCGTAGGTTTTGAAATCGGGTTGCAGCGCTTCGCCGAAGGCGACGGCCTTGGCGGCGATCACGTGCATCAGCGGGCCGCCCTGGAGCCCCGGAAACACCGCCGAGTTGATCTTCTTGGCGATCGCTTCGTCGTCGGTGAGGACCATGCCGCCGCGAGGGCCGCGAAGCGTCTTGTGGGTTGTGGTCGTCACTACATGCGCGTGGCCGAACGGGGAGGGGTGCTCTCCGGCGGCGACGAGCCCTGCGAAATGCGCCATGTCGACGAACAGCAGCGCACCGACTTCGTCGCAAATTGCACGGAAGCGGGCGAAGTCGAGATGCCGCGGATAGGCCGACCCACCGCAGATGATCATCTTCGGCTTATGCTCCTTGGCCAGCCTCTCCACTTCGTCGAAGTCGACCAGATGGTCGTCCTGCCGGACTCCGTACTGCACCGCGTTGAACCATTTGCCGGACTGGGCGGGAGGAGCGCCGTGGGTGAGATGCCCGCCGGCGGCCAGGCTCATGCCCATGATCGTGTCGCCGGGCTGGAGGAGCGCCATCATCACAGCGCCGTTCGCCTGAGCTCCGGAGTGCGGCTGTACGTTGGCGAAGCCGCAGCCGAACAGCTTCTTGGCACGCTCGATAGCGAGGGTCTCGACAGAGTCCGACGGCCCGCAGCCCTGGTAGTAACGGCGGCCAGGATAACCTTCCGCATATTTGTTGGTGAGCACCGAGCCCTGCGCCTCCAGCACTGCGCGGCTGACGATATTCTCCGAAGCGATTAATTCGATCTGCGTCTGCTCGCGGCGAAGCTCGGCCTTGATCGCATCGGCGACGTCCGGGTCGGCCTGGCTTAGCCGGTCGGTGAAGAAGCCCTTGGGCTGGACGTCGTTCAAATTGGCTGCGCTGGCCATAGTCAGTCGCTTTCCTGAAGGAGCTGTGAGAGCTGGTCGACGCGCCTCTGGTGGCGGCCGCCGGCAAAGTCGGTGCCGAGGAATTCCATCACGCAGGCCTTCGCCATGTCGCTTCCGATCAGGCGGCCGCCGAGAGCGAGAACATTTGCGTCATTATGTTCGCGGGCGAGCTGAGCCGACAGCGGATCGTCCACACGGGCGCAACGGCATTTGGGATTGCGGTTCACGGCGATTGAAATGCCGATTCCGGAGCCGCAGACGGCAATTCCGCGCTCCGCTTCGCCGGACGCGACGGCGTTTGCGAGGCGGGCTCCGAATTCGGGGTAGTCGACGCTATCGGTGCTGTTCGTCCCCAGGTCCAGAACATCATGCCCGCTGTCGCGAAGCCAGGCCGCAAGCTCGTCCTTCAAGGCGAATCCGGCATGGTCGGAGGCGAGTGCGATGCGCATGGCCAGTGCCTAAGGCACCTCGGCCGGATTCGCCAGCCTTAGGCGGGCTTCGGCTGGCCGCCCTCTATCTGTGCAAGCCGGGCCGCCATCTCGTCGATCCGCTGCTGAAGGACCGATTCCCGCGAATGCCGGCTGCGTGCGACTCGCAGCGCGTCCGCGAGGTGAGGGATCATCTCCTGCACCGCTTCAAGTTCCTGCCTGTTGTAGCGATTGCCGTCCGACCGACGACCGATCAACAACGTCCCGACGCTGCTTTCCTCGTCCGCCAGTACCAGGCGCTCGATCAGCTTCGCATCGTCGGGCGATGAAACCTCGCGGGCGGCCAGGAGATCGCGACCCGTCGCGGTATCCATGACGATTGCTGAAGCGGAAGGATGAATGGCGTCGTCGATGATCGCCAGCGCCCGGGTCGCCAGTTCCTCGGGAGTTTCAGTAAGTCCCCAGCTCTTGAGCCGCTGGGCGGCTCCCCGGATGCGGTCGAT from Sphingomonas anseongensis harbors:
- the nrdR gene encoding transcriptional regulator NrdR, with the protein product MRCPFCAHEASQVKDSRPSEDGASIRRRRQCEACGARFTTFERVQLRDLTVVKKNGEREPFDRSKLERSVAIACRKRDIPAERIERLITSIQRQLETRGDEVTTSQIGEAVMDGLKALDHVAYIRFASVYKDFSEPGDFAEIAGAVGDGS
- the glyA gene encoding serine hydroxymethyltransferase, which encodes MASAANLNDVQPKGFFTDRLSQADPDVADAIKAELRREQTQIELIASENIVSRAVLEAQGSVLTNKYAEGYPGRRYYQGCGPSDSVETLAIERAKKLFGCGFANVQPHSGAQANGAVMMALLQPGDTIMGMSLAAGGHLTHGAPPAQSGKWFNAVQYGVRQDDHLVDFDEVERLAKEHKPKMIICGGSAYPRHLDFARFRAICDEVGALLFVDMAHFAGLVAAGEHPSPFGHAHVVTTTTHKTLRGPRGGMVLTDDEAIAKKINSAVFPGLQGGPLMHVIAAKAVAFGEALQPDFKTYARAVIANARTLAGRLKERGADLVAGGTDTHLALVDLRPLGLTGKDADESLERAGITCNKNGVPFDPLPPVKTSGIRVGSPAGTTRGFGEAEFRDIADMVADVLDGLGANGLENNGDVEAQVNKRVLDLCARFPIYQDS
- the rpiB gene encoding ribose 5-phosphate isomerase B, whose product is MRIALASDHAGFALKDELAAWLRDSGHDVLDLGTNSTDSVDYPEFGARLANAVASGEAERGIAVCGSGIGISIAVNRNPKCRCARVDDPLSAQLAREHNDANVLALGGRLIGSDMAKACVMEFLGTDFAGGRHQRRVDQLSQLLQESD